ACTCAATGCTCCAGCAACTCCTTCAATGCCAAAAGAACAATACTTGCTTTTTTAGTTCGTGTTTCTGGGAACTTTGtacattcatttttctgactGTAATTAAGATCTCCATGTAGATCAGCTTGTTTGTAATAAATTGGAAAGCtattttattgaatataaATGTCAActtaaaggaaaaaaaaagttgattatcatcaaatttgaaatattctaaATATCAGTAATCAAAATGACAGGAGCTATTAAATGGAATGTAAACTTTCTCAAGATCTCCTTTGGGCTGATACACATCACTGTATAGTGTTAATCCACTGACACCTGCATTCAAATTGaggcttttgaaaaatttatgaagaaCTGTGAAGGATCCTTCAGGAGTATCAACAAGATGGAAAATGAGAGTAGCTTCAGGATATGTTTTGAGCATAACTTCGGAAAGGACTTTCATTGTGTAAAATGCTATGTTTGATGAATTTGCGTAAAGgtggcaaattttgaaattgttatcTTCTGAAAGTCATTAACTGAATTCctcaataattcaaaaaactagtACCTTGATGACCAGTAGGAACCGCAGAAATAACACCATCTATGTCTCCagattcattgaaaaatgcaattccaATAGTGTAATCAAGTTTCTTGTAATAAATCTCCAAATACTCTCGACGATCTCTACTATTCACACTTTTATCGTACTTCAAAAACTTCTCCCAATCTGTTTCAGATAAGTCTCTCACGCGTTTTTGAATCTGTTATATaatatgcattttttgtaaGTACGACGATTCTCAACTTACAAGCCccaaatcttgaaaatttttcatagcaGAATAAAAGTCATTTGAAGTTAAACGGTAATTTTCAAGCAACGCTCCATCCACAGGAGTATCTCGGGATTTGTATTTTGGAGCCATTTTGACGACTGAAATcggtattttatttttaaagttgaatcAAAATACAAAGAAACCTCCTCTTAAGCCAAGAACCAAGTCTTTCCTAATACGAGACATTGCTTGAGCCCAGATCATCGACCCGATGCCCTTTCCACGATACTCTGGAGCCAAAAGGTAAAAGCCTAACCAACAAATATCATCATACTCGTTCCAAACAACACTTCCAACCATGCTCCGCTCTGCtgtaaaaatttctcaattttacaaaattctccGCCAAAATCACCAAAGTTTattcattttacaaaattaactgtaaataaatagtttaaaaCAAACACAATAAAAAGTTAAAGATTTTAGTCTAAAATCATATTGCATGTCTCTAATAAATCAAAGTATTAATTGATAACATATCGGTCCTTTTTCAAACTAGTTAACTAGTACTTATCTTTTTGTTGCAATAATAAATCACGTGCTTCTAAAACTAATATCAAACAGAGAAAACTTACGCGTTTTAGTAACTGCAAAAACACTTCGCGTGGTCGGAAGAGATGGAACCATTTCGGTGACCGAATTGTCATCTGATGTCCATCCTTCGGTGTCCACTaaatttttccattgtttCCACAATGGGCTAGATGAATCAGGattatcaataatttcaaataaagttttcatcTCGAAACTAGCTGAATAAGTTGAAAGTGTGAgtccttttttttctgtctagCCAATTTATATATTAGTTCTGATATCGACCAACTGTTGAACACACAGGTTCGATCATTTACTGATAGCGTACACAAAATACACAAGCTACAAGATTCGCGTACTACAAAATGCGGAATcaaatgatagaaaaattttattttgtaatttacaagaaaatgaaaacaactGTTCACccattcaaaaatgaaatttcatttatttctgtacaataaacgtttttttcatagcatattatatttttatcaccCACCGCTTCCTCCTAAAAACGCAAATCTCATCACGTTAATTTAGTACAGTTTGTATAATTCCCGGTAAATATCGTTTtccgttaaaatttttatttcatctATCTCAAAATAGTAGATGaactttaaaattcacaattgCATGTTAcgatattttgaacaaatcaAAACCAATCTATATTTAacatttggttatttttttaattctagttCCTAAAGATCACAAGTcctatttttttggtttcatttATTGcatcttttcttttcatttgcTCCGAAGTAATCAAAAGCATTCGAGGAACAAACTTTTGAGATTCTAAATTTCCCATGATTACCTTCTTTTATTctcataaataatttttccatcttttggtttttacttcttcattttcaatattttccttAAACTATGCATTAAAAACGTGCAGGATGCTTCGCACTTTCTGGAGGTTTCCAAGAATGTGGCTTCTGTTAGTATATTTGGAAAGTTGCATGATTGTTTGAACTTTAGACCtttaacttttgatttttgtacCGAGATCACTATCTCAAAAGctaaaattatatattcatACTTTTCCTTAACCAGACAGTTTGTTTCCATATATATCGTCTAATTTTTAGCATATCATAAATAAAATTCacaacattttatttcattgaACCGTTCGTAAGATATAGGAAAACAACTTTCGGAATGATTATTATGACGCCGAAGAGGATGGCAAGCAGGAACAAAAAGATCCAAGGaagtaaaaaagaaatatcaGAAACAAAAGATCAAGAGATTGGGAGACTACTATATAtcctattttcagattattatGCCATTGATGTTTTTGGTGATGTTTTTGCCAGTGAAGTACATATTGAATCGGATTTTTGAAGAAGCTTCCGTTTGTTCAAGTCTGTGAGGCTATTATCCGGAAGGTTGCTtcgttttctaaaataatatttaattgaaagaataagattttgattttaaaatttacttgaACAAATAGCACAAAATATTCCTGAATCTAGCCGAGAAAAAGTAATATATGAAGAATGTCGTGCCAATATGAATGACGATGAGAATATTAGATACTTCAATCATCACTTCGAAATATTCATTCTGAAATGACATGTTcagattattttatttaaatcttttaaaaacgTACGTGTCGATTgagaaaatctttaaaaatgctCTCGAACAATTTGAGAGCCATACTGAAAAAGTGACAGAATCCAAAGAGAATAGTCACAACCAACAACATCACAGTTgtattttgctctttttgaagctggaaatataataataatagaatACAAACGTGTAAAATATTTACCGAAGTCGTCAAAAGTGCTCTCTCCTTCCTTGATTTTCTCAGTTCATTGATGACTTTCATGTTTGCAATGAACATTATAACAAATGGCAGAAGGTAGtcaaaaatgacagaaatgatgataaaatatgaaatgtaGTACCACCAGTGCTCTTCTGCATCCAAAATTCCACGTTTTGGCCAGTATCCCAATGCATCCGAATAGCCAATTTGGTATTCAAAGAATTTAGGGAAGTtcagaataattgaaaatgttatgaTGGCTATAACAATTCTAACTGAGTTTTTGAATGTGCACCAAATGTGGAcctgtaaatattttcaaattagattTTCTGTGTTGAgattataatttgaaataaaattctgaTGTGAATAGTTTCCAATTGTCTATTGACAATTTCACTTCACAAGACTTACCTGTAACGGTCGGCAGACTGCAATCCATCGTTCTACAGTAATCACCACCATTATATAAAGACTTGCAGTTTTTGCAGTCATGCATAACGGATAGaagaattttgttgaaaatgcaaTAAACATACGGCGCATTGACCAAGCACCATAGACATTGTCCCTGAAAACAAGATAGTtaaaaccaattaaaaaaaatattgcaaactAACCAAATAGGCAAATATGAGATGCTATATAGTGGAAGCGCAAAAAGAAGCACAAAAATGTCACAAATTGAAAGTGAGTAGAGTAAGAAGGCGACAGTTGACTTTCGCATGTTTGGAGTTGTGTAGACGTATAGGGACAATCCATTTCCAACTAATCCAACTAGTATTATTGGAAGATAAATCATTGAAACATATTCGGGCCATCCAGTCAATTGCATATTGTTCGAGaaattgaatctgaaaattgtcgattgaaaattttcgaaatcttttGTAATTACAGAGCTGGAGAAATGTCATATACACTTGTCGAGCAAAGAAACATTTtccctagaaaaaaaaacgaaaataagaaaattgattttcaagagAGCTACAAAACCAGGAAACATGTAAAAAAGAAGCATCgggaataaatattttttgagcacACCTATTGTGCTCCGAACTCTTGCATTATTTccactttattcaaaatattttcaaaaacaactaACACATCCCATCACAGGCGGaagatttttatatgaaaacaGAACGAAAAGCaataattaaacaaaaagtatCATTTAGTCAACTGACGTTACTTGTCTGTCTGGAGTTGACAAAAAGAACTTTCATAAGGTACTTTGAAAtgacaaactacaaaaaagtgGAAGTTGGAGTTATAACATATTTACTGAAAATGAGGAATAAGGAAGAAGAAGCGTCTTATTCTCATTATTAAAATGTATTAATAGAGCGGAAAAGGGAGAATCTGGGTGGAACAACTCTCAAGAATAATGAgagttttcaaagatttttgagtttttaaaatatatccaaaatctgaaatagaTAGTTTATAAAGctcaaaaaaggaaatgcaTCGATTACCTGAAGACAAGAGGAAATGAGATAGGAAATTGCATCCAGCAAAGTGCAcgaagttaaaaaaatgttattgcaGAACACTTTcttgattgaaatttcaatgtttttagaTTGAAAACAAGAATATTCTGGATTTCTTTCTGTCATGAGCTCCAACAATGACATTAAAGTTGATTgattaaattgaattaaaaaataataatttatattcatgaaaatttattacaagcttgaaatggcaaaaaaattatgaacagACTGGAATAAAAACCCAGTttatatcatgataaaacatACATAGTTAGTGACGTGGAATTGTACTCTTTTATATCCAGAGGGCGGATATGGTAGAAATAATAAATAGTGATGAGGTGTTTTTATGAACAATATACTACAAGTTATTTATCgctttgtttttattttgtattttactgGGGCACAAGTCTGAAACTTGCTTTGAAAAACGTGATACTATTTCAAAATGATGATATGGaaactttataaaattaaCATTCGAAAAGTTCTTAAAAATGTACTATTATTGTACAGTTATAAGCTCTTTGCTTACAATTAGCTAGAGATGCAAAAGGATTAGAAAGTGAACTTAAATCCCAGACCGCTTATTTTTCAGACGACCTGCCAAATAAAAGACCCATTATATGCTCAAAGTTTTCAGGGACCGTTTAAAACTCAATTGACTAGGTATTACGCAAGATAAGTAATGAGGAAACAGCTGAAACATCTTGAAACCTTCAATCAAAAGTCTCGAACTTCAgcttgatgacgtggcagaaAAAACGAGTTGCGTGATAAATAGAAATTATCAAGACAGTTTTGTGGTATGTAATTAGTGGTTGAAAGAACAAATGGGCGGGACTAAGTTTGTTGAAATCAAAGCCAACAAAATTGCTTCTGAGAAAGaactgaaattcaataaagCACGAGAAGAGTTCGACGAACAGAATAGAAAATACAACTTATTTTGGGGTCATCCCggtttttcaaagatttttcaggGTTCTCGCGCCACTAATAACTGATTCATCATTTTCTCACCAACATGTTCGATGATTTTTGAGTGCTCTCAGAGCTTTATTGAGTGACGGAGAAAAGGAAGGATTAGGAACTTGTTGTGGTAGTATGCAAAGATGTTTTATGTCAAATGACCTTCTTAAAAAGAGTATGTTCTGCATTttatttcttggaaaaaaactagataCGTCCAAAACTAATCTTTAATTCGAACGTGCATATGTATAAAAGGAGcgtttcataaaattttgagaaacccTCTCTAATCTtgttttcacagaaaaatgtcgaaattttgCAAGTCGCGTATGttaataactgaaaaatattattttggcGTACGCTGGCTAACATAGTTTGCAAATTCCAAAGACAAACATCTCTCTAAATTAaatattgctttaaaaaaagttcaaaactgcCGATCTATGGATAAAGGCTTGCGTCATCTTATATGTATCATTGAGATCGTTCCACAGAATATTACTTCACAAAGATGATACAAATTGGCTCAATCTAGTCACGTATATTCAGGAAAAATGACACATGGTTCGACCTTGCATGTCTCTGACTATTCGACGAAAATTGAGTTTGACATAAGTGGATATGATGGAAAATTAATCTTGCAGAAACGGTTTTCTATTATCAACTACAgattaatgaaaattatagtttATGAAACAATGAAGAAACCATTGAGagttaaacttttaaatacgtttgaaattacaattccggggattttcataaattaaaaaaaaagacactaacaaagcaaaaaatcatacttatttttaaaaataaatcttgaAATAAAAGCTTCCAATTCctggattttaaaattaaaaactgacaCAATCACAAATGTTCGAATTGGCACAATcacaaaaagttattaaacAAACATACTTAGTTGTTTTCTACTccaaatcaacttttttagtctttaaaagtaaaataaataaaatggtgcctaattttttaaactactattttcgcaaaaagttttttcagagaCTGAATAGTCTTATGCCCACATGCACGAaggaaatgaaataaattgacGATATAAGTGAGGTCAGACAAGGATGTTTGTTTATGTTTCTGATTTTGAGCGTCACGGTCATCTAAAAAAATGATTCGAAAAACTTCATAATCTGAAGAACTGCGCAGAAATGTTCAGCTTATCAGGTCAGTGAAGTCAGAAGTGATTTTGCGAATTCGAAACTACATAATGCATGTTCCGTTTGTTCAAGGATCAAAACGCGGAAACCTTGACAGTGTGAAATTTATTCTAGtatttaactgtttttttttaataaatactgTTTCGACAAGAACCAAAAGTTCCAATTACTAATAACTAGAAGGAAATCATACacagacattttttttagaaatatgaaGTTGTAGATTGTCAAAGTTAAAATTCAAAGTCTTCAAATCTTAAAATGCACCAGTGATCTGTTTTTGTTTTCgctattaaaaatatgttactAATATAGTGTAGGAAAACTAACAATTAGAAAAAGCGTCAgtcagaaattcaaatgttaaGTTTCGAATGAAAAGGTTAAAAGTTAATGTGACTTTTTTCACCTATTCTaattaaaggaggactaacggttcggacgattttgaacgtatagactcaaaatgagctcaaatgaactaatttcgtaatgaaactgctcaaaaaattttaaaaacttttttatggcggttcaaatttttgaaaaaattacactgtttttggctaaaatcacgaattttttccatttttccgtgtcacatctgttcgaaattagattttttggaattatcgtcctttattagtttatctcatttaatttcgtcgattaaagtacatttaaagccgataggtaaccaaaatcatcaaaaccgctataaaaaatttttgaaaattttttgagcagtttcattacgaaattcgttcatttgagctcactttgggtctatacgctcaatatcgtccgaaccgttagtcctcctttaagtGACTAGacaaaagtttcagtttttaattacTTGAGCTGACGTTCTCTTAAACTGGGAACTCTAATGATGTTCGTTCGAAAACTTCAAAGACCTTTCTattatttcgaagaa
This is a stretch of genomic DNA from Caenorhabditis elegans chromosome V. It encodes these proteins:
- the F21C10.9 gene encoding N-acetyltransferase domain-containing protein (Confirmed by transcript evidence) codes for the protein MKTLFEIIDNPDSSSPLWKQWKNLVDTEGWTSDDNSVTEMVPSLPTTRSVFAVTKTPERSMVGSVVWNEYDDICWLGFYLLAPEYRGKGIGSMIWAQAMSRIRKDLVLGLRGVVKMAPKYKSRDTPVDGALLENYRLTSNDFYSAMKNFQDLGLIQKRVRDLSETDWEKFLKYDKSVNSRDRREYLEIYYKKLDYTIGIAFFNESGDIDGVISAVPTGHQEDNNFKICHLYANSSNIAFYTMKVLSEVMLKTYPEATLIFHLVDTPEGSFTVLHKFFKSLNLNAGVSGLTLYSDVYQPKGDLEKVYIPFNSSCHFDY
- the frpr-6 gene encoding G-protein coupled receptors family 1 profile domain-containing protein (Confirmed by transcript evidence), producing MQLTGWPEYVSMIYLPIILVGLVGNGLSLYVYTTPNMRKSTVAFLLYSLSICDIFVLLFALPLYSISYLPIWDNVYGAWSMRRMFIAFSTKFFYPLCMTAKTASLYIMVVITVERWIAVCRPLQVHIWCTFKNSVRIVIAIITFSIILNFPKFFEYQIGYSDALGYWPKRGILDAEEHWWYYISYFIIISVIFDYLLPFVIMFIANMKVINELRKSRKERALLTTSLQKEQNTTVMLLVVTILFGFCHFFSMALKLFESIFKDFLNRHNEYFEVMIEVSNILIVIHIGTTFFIYYFFSARFRNILCYLFKKRSNLPDNSLTDLNKRKLLQKSDSICTSLAKTSPKTSMA